A DNA window from Zingiber officinale cultivar Zhangliang chromosome 3A, Zo_v1.1, whole genome shotgun sequence contains the following coding sequences:
- the LOC122052044 gene encoding leucine-rich repeat extensin-like protein 1, whose protein sequence is MAIFLLHLFLLLLLLSSFTGTAAQFQNPRLRDAYIALQFWKRTAIFSDPKNFTGDWIGPEVCSYHGVFCTAAPDAPNVTVVAGVDLNHADIAGYLPSKLGLLADLALLHLNSNRFCGILPHTLRRLRRLYELDLSNNRFVGSFPDVVLRLPALRFLDLRFNDFEGSIPPALFRRPLDAIFLNDNRLRHGIPETLGESPVSVLVLANNHLGGCIPTSIGGMSETLNEIILLDDDLTGCLPVQIGRLRRATVFDVGFNSLQGPLPGSVTGMRSLEQLNVAHNRLTGRIPDGVCELPRLRNFSYSFNYFNGQPPACARRGPTVFDSRGNCIAGLPEQRPLRQCISPGAQPFDCRKSSCFIGGATTSPYPKPSPPPPRISIRRRVVPPPPSPVGGAHRGYSKKPSPPPPPYESAPSTRTHPPPSYSTPPPSHYGPFHPPPAATLPPPHNTSSPSSPSTPLASPPAPFIPWKAPTSPVPPPPPKLPPVVGVSYASPPPPAIPYY, encoded by the coding sequence ATGGCGATCTTCCTcctccacctcttcctcctcctcctcctcctctcctccttcaCCGGCACCGCCGCCCAGTTCCAAAACCCTAGGCTGAGAGACGCCTACATCGCCCTTCAGTTTTGGAAGCGCACCGCCATATTCTCCGACCCAAAAAATTTCACCGGCGACTGGATCGGCCCCGAGGTCTGCTCCTACCACGGCGTCTTCTGCACTGCAGCCCCCGACGCCCCCAATGTCACCGTCGTCGCAGGCGTCGACCTCAACCACGCCGACATCGCCGGGTACCTGCCCTCCAAGCTCGGCCTCCTCGCCGACCTCGCCCTCCTCCACCTCAACTCCAACCGCTTCTGCGGCATCCTTCCTCATACGCTTCGCCGCCTCCGTCGCCTCTACGAGCTCGATCTCAGTAACAATCGCTTCGTGGGCAGTTTTCCTGACGTCGTCCTACGCCTCCCCGCCCTCCGCTTCCTCGATCTGCGATTCAATGACTTCGAAGGCTCTATCCCGCCCGCCCTCTTCCGCCGACCCCTCGATGCCATCTTCCTCAACGACAATCGGCTCCGCCACGGCATCCCCGAAACCTTAGGCGAATCCCCTGTCTCCGTCCTCGTCCTCGCCAATAATCACCTTGGCGGATGCATCCCCACCTCGATCGGCGGCATGTCGGAAACCCTAAACGAGATAATCCTCCTCGACGACGACCTCACCGGGTGCCTCCCGGTACAGATCGGGCGGCTCCGCCGAGCCACCGTCTTCGACGTTGGATTCAACAGCCTCCAAGGCCCACTGCCGGGGTCCGTCACCGGGATGAGGAGCCTCGAGCAGCTCAATGTCGCACATAACCGCCTCACTGGACGGATCCCTGACGGCGTCTGCGAACTTCCCCGGCTTAGGAACTTTAGCTACTCGTTCAACTACTTCAACGGCCAGCCCCCGGCCTGCGCCCGGAGGGGGCCGACGGTGTTTGACAGCAGAGGGAACTGCATCGCCGGCCTCCCGGAGCAGCGGCCTCTGCGGCAGTGCATCTCCCCGGGAGCCCAGCCCTTCGATTGCCGCAAGTCGAGCTGCTTCATTGGCGGCGCCACCACCTCCCCGTATCCTAAGCCCTCGCCGCCGCCGCCAAGAATTTCCATTCGTAGGCGTGTTGTCCCGCCGCCGCCTTCTCCAGTTGGGGGTGCACACAGAGGCTACTCGAAGAAACCAtccccgccgccgccgccgtacgaatCAGCTCCTTCTACTAGAACTCACCCACCGCCGTCCTATTCAACGCCGCCGCCGTCGCATTACGGCCCATTTCATCCTCCTCCAGCTGCCACTCTACCACCACCTCACAACACTTCTTCACCGTCATCACCATCTACGCCTTTGGCATCCCCGCCGGCACCTTTCATACCATGGAAAGCACCAACATCACCGGTTCCGCCGCCACCGCCGAAGCTCCCTCCAGTCGTGGGCGTCTCCTATGCCTCCCCACCTCCGCCGGCGATACCATACTACTGA
- the LOC122052045 gene encoding transcription factor LRL1-like, with protein MVSSSHVNGIPVAEDYLFEVYGEDMKNNCSWMVTSSHVDEIATDEDFNKHAQDGTCVLSSHVNEVLVPDCNTTIESVLSPCSLPISSSIERDFTKLPSFPPFSNPTTWYSDVSSFIEHGHFHGIGFQGAECDSNVLNKTCFENGHFTHLDSVATASLNPTDNLEVQDPDFPYFSSEKHINLAAETLQLTKDENEMQDIYPSSFPREEIVSSRQTGIQTYKQISGSQSQQINNNTYGSNGAMKPRVRARRGQATDPHSIAERLRRERIADRMKNLQELVPNSKKTDKASMLDEIIDYVKFLQLQVKILSMSRLGAAGAVVPLLTDGQVEGFGTLLSSPEEAFNLSDTEDNLAFEQEVVKLMETNVTAAMQYLQDKGLCLMPIALATAISNHKGSSSAAIPPERMKDGVTYEAISRSSQGPSSCNGALVKQEAPAQIPNEAKIAI; from the exons ATGGTATCGTCAAGTCATGTTAATGGAATTCCTGTGGCAGAAGACTATTTATTTGAAGTATATGGAGAAGATATGAAGAATAATTGTTCTTGGATGGTAACTTCAAGTCATGTTGATGAAATTGCAACTGATGAAGATTTTAATAAGCATGCGCAGGATGGGACTTGTGTACTAAGTTCCCATGTAAATGAGGTTCTTGTTCCTGATTGTAACACAACAATTGAATCTGTATTGTCTCCTTGTTCACTGCCCATTTCTAGCTCCATCGAGAGAGACTTCACCAAATTGCCATCTTTTCCACCATTTTCCAACCCTACTACTTGGTACTCAGATGTTTCCTCGTTTATAGAGCACGGGCATTTCCATGGCATTGGATTTCAAGGTGCTGAATGTGATAGCAATGTTTTGAACAAAACATGTTTTGAGAATGGACATTTTACACATCTGGATAGTGTAGCCACTGCATCTTTAAATCCAACA GATAATCTAGAAGTCCAGGATCCAGATTTCCCTTATTTTTCTTCCGAGAAACATATAAATTTGGCTGCTGAAACTTTGCAACTTACAAAG GATGAAAATGAGATGCAGGATATCTATCCATCATCTTTTCCTAGAGAAGAAATAGTATCAAGTAGACAGACTGGAATTCAAACTTATAAACAG ATCTCCGGTTCTCAATCTCAACAAATCAACAACAATACCTATGGTAGCAATGGAGCTATGAAGCCACGCGTGAGAGCAAGACGCGGTCAGGCAACTGATCCTCATAGTATTGCAGAACGA CTTCGAAGAGAAAGAATTGCAGATAGGATGAAGAACTTGCAGGAGCTTGTGCCAAACTCTAAAAAG ACTGATAAAGCATCAATGCTTGATGAAATCATTGACTATGTTAAGTTCCTACAACTGCAAGTCAAG ATTCTAAGCATGAGTAGGCTAGGAGCAGCTGGAGCTGTTGTTCCTCTACTGACAGATGGGCAAGTGGAG GGCTTCGGTACTCTCTTATCGTCACCGGAGGAAGCATTCAATCTATCGGACACAGAGGACAATTTAGCCTTTGAGCAGGAAGTCGTGAAACTCATGGAAACAAATGTTACTGCAGCCATGCAGTACCTTCAAGATAAAGGCCTCTGCCTCATGCCGATTGCTCTTGCCACTGCAATCTCAAATCACAAAGGCTCCTCCTCGGCAGCCATACCCCCCGAGCGGATGAAAGATGGTGTGACCTATGAAGCTATATCTCGGAGCAGCCAAGGACCAAGTAGCTGCAATGGAGCTCTTGTGAAACAAGAAGCTCCAGCTCAAATACCTAATGAAGCAAAAATTGCCATCTGA
- the LOC122050518 gene encoding uncharacterized protein LOC122050518 — protein sequence MNNVLFCVPSSFFPCHAALFIFYRHRLYLNSLCRRRREPPPTPVALAVEIPSTGRRLSTRAAPPPHGTSPPFSLLPFVQLEPTLTKGPHCALVPNPPPANFSSVLALAIVPPSLSWRTTRVAGKRELKKETEGSSSPVVELKGPDLQQPTFPYFSIYSLIFQQQERLWNLRSLTRDEYLDYRIGPFLIGG from the exons ATGAACAATGTTCTATTTTGT gtgccgaGTTCTTTCTTCCCTTGTCACGCTGCCCTCTTCATCTTCTACCGACACCGTCTGTACCTAAATTCCCTttgccgccggcgacgagagccaccgCCGACCCCTGTCGCCCTAGCCGTGGAGATACCAAGCACTGGCCGCCGACTCTCGACCCGAGCAGCACCGCCGCCTCACGGGACATCGCCGCCATTCTCCCTTCTGCCCTTTGTGCAGCTAGAGCCGACCCTCACCAAAGGACCTCACTGTGCCTTAGTCCCGAACCCGCCGCCGGCCAATTTCTCCTCTGTTCTAGCATTGGCGATTGTAcctccttccctctcttggcGGACAACTAGAGTCGCCGGAAAACGAGAGCTCAAGAAGGAGACTGAGGGTAGCAGTAGTCCGGTAGTGGAATTGAAG GGTCCTGATCTTCAGCAGCCGACATTTCCTTATTTCAGCATTTACTCTTTGATTTTTCAGCAGCAAGAACGGttgtggaacttgag gtctttgacgcgagacgagtatctcgattatcggattggaccatttcttattggag gttga